From a single Phocoena sinus isolate mPhoSin1 chromosome 1, mPhoSin1.pri, whole genome shotgun sequence genomic region:
- the CDC42 gene encoding cell division control protein 42 homolog, which translates to MQTIKCVVVGDGAVGKTCLLISYTTNKFPSEYVPTVFDNYAVTVMIGGEPYTLGLFDTAGQEDYDRLRPLSYPQTDVFLVCFSVVSPSSFENVKEKWVPEITHHCPKTPFLLVGTQIDLRDDPSTIEKLAKNKQKPITPETAEKLARDLKAVKYVECSALTQKGLKNVFDEAILAALEPPEPKKSRRCVLL; encoded by the exons ATGCAGACAATTAAGTGCGTTGTTGTGGGCGATGGTGCCGTTGGTAAAACATGTCTCCTGATATCCTACACAACAAACAAATTTCCTTCTGAGTATGTACCGACT gtTTTTGACAACTATGCAGTCACAGTTATGATTGGTGGAGAGCCTTATACTCTTGGACTTTTTGATACTGCAG ggcAAGAGGATTATGACAGATTACGACCGCTGAGTTATCCACAAACAGATGTATTTCTAGTCTGTTTTTCAGTGGTCTCTCCATCCTCATTcgaaaatgtgaaagaaaag TGGGTGCCTGAGATAACTCACCACTGTCCAAAGACTCCTTTCTTGCTTGTTGGGACCCAGATTGATCTCAGAGATGACCCCTCTACTATTGAGAAACTTGCCAAGAATAAACAGAAGCCTATCACCCCAGAGACTGCTGAAAAGCTGGCCCGTGACCTGAAGGCTGTCAAGTATGTGGAGTGTTCTGCACTTACACAG AAAGGCCTGAAGAATGTATTTGATGAAGCAATATTGgctgccctggagcctccagaaccGAAGAAGAGCCGCAGGtgtgtgctgctatga